One stretch of Flavobacterium sp. 9 DNA includes these proteins:
- the porV gene encoding type IX secretion system outer membrane channel protein PorV — protein sequence MKKIYFLFSLLFGVGNLLAQAQNRPIVTAVPFLQVSADARASGMGDLGVATSVDVYSQQWNAAKYPFAENKLGIGLSYTPYMSSLSNDTGLLNLNFFNKINERSAFAFSLRYFGIGETVFKQNEDDAGQIVKPNEFALDGSYSLKLSEKFAMSVTGRYIRSNLEIQQANAGGHAAGSFAVDIAGYYQTPETAFKNFNGIWRGGFNVSNLGPKLKYNGDSGSDSFLPANLKVGGGFDFIFDQDNTLATSIEFNKLLVPSPQNNQTNAQYQDAGFVKGAFNSFSDAPGGFSEELKEVTWAVGLEYLYQKAFALRTGYFHESSEKGDRKFFTLGAGFKYKKAKFDFSYLSSAAKQKTPLDNMLRFSLSFNIGDNPVTNIEEKEKPAN from the coding sequence ATGAAAAAAATATATTTTTTATTTTCATTACTCTTTGGAGTTGGAAATTTACTCGCACAAGCACAAAATAGGCCAATTGTCACCGCAGTTCCTTTTTTGCAAGTTTCGGCAGATGCCAGAGCTTCGGGAATGGGAGATTTGGGAGTTGCGACTTCGGTAGATGTTTATTCGCAACAATGGAACGCGGCGAAATATCCTTTTGCCGAAAATAAATTAGGTATAGGATTGAGTTATACGCCATATATGTCTTCATTGTCAAATGATACAGGTTTATTGAACTTAAATTTCTTTAACAAGATCAATGAAAGAAGTGCATTTGCATTCAGTCTAAGATATTTTGGAATAGGAGAAACTGTATTCAAACAAAATGAAGATGATGCAGGACAAATAGTGAAACCAAATGAATTTGCTTTGGATGGATCTTATTCCTTAAAACTAAGCGAAAAGTTTGCAATGTCTGTAACGGGAAGATACATTCGTTCTAATTTAGAAATTCAGCAAGCTAATGCAGGTGGTCATGCAGCAGGTTCATTTGCTGTAGATATTGCAGGATATTATCAAACACCGGAAACTGCTTTCAAAAACTTTAATGGTATTTGGCGAGGTGGATTTAATGTTTCAAATCTTGGTCCTAAATTAAAATATAATGGAGATTCAGGATCTGACAGTTTTCTACCGGCTAATTTGAAAGTAGGTGGAGGTTTTGATTTTATTTTTGATCAGGACAATACATTGGCAACTTCTATAGAATTTAATAAATTATTGGTTCCATCGCCGCAAAATAACCAAACCAATGCTCAATATCAGGATGCTGGATTTGTAAAAGGAGCATTTAATTCTTTTTCTGATGCACCGGGTGGTTTTAGCGAAGAATTAAAAGAAGTTACCTGGGCTGTTGGACTTGAATATTTATACCAAAAAGCTTTTGCTTTAAGAACAGGATATTTTCATGAAAGCAGTGAAAAAGGAGATCGTAAATTTTTTACACTTGGAGCTGGATTTAAATACAAGAAAGCCAAATTTGATTTCTCATACCTAAGTTCTGCTGCAAAACAGAAAACACCATTAGATAATATGCTAAGATTCTCGTTATCTTTTAATATTGGAGATAATCCTGTAACTAACATTGAAGAAAAAGAAAAACCGGCGAATTAA
- a CDS encoding S8 family serine peptidase, with protein sequence MTNYYKKGNRLLWFFIFSLWSVFSFGQQATFKQGVKQGSVKIKFSGQMSSTLKKMNVSTGKKLTTGILAFDQVSSKVGARNMHRLFPENPNPRLEAKLRKHKLDLWYVVDIDANQSAKDAVLKYKAIAEVETAETEKQKVLSDYNFKAVKIADKKSSTTASYFNDPKLPEQWHYNNTGQTGYPNGSDINLFKAWDIVKGNPEIIVSIHDQGVDIEHPDLKANIWTNQAELNGVAGVDDDKNGYIDDIHGWNFDKNSGAIEGQPHGTHVAGTISAVNNNGIGVCGVAGGSGNNDGTKIMSVQTLGGGSFEESYIYAANNGSVISQNSWGYTEPGNFDESIKDAIDYFIAEAGDFPNSPMKGGIVIFAAGNSNSDGDWFPGHYENTLCVSSIGPNWERASYSNYGTWVDVAAPGGETELGSKNGVLSTLPKNQYGFYQGTSMACPHVSGIAALALANRKSQLTPEVLRTKLVTGVVDIDSHNPDYVGKLGSGHIDAFLAIQNNAGVAPDAITDLALTGIAQEFANLSWTVPADTDDAKPVDFRIYYSTSPITKSNLASAKYDIIKNSGEAGTTVTHSINGLLGLTKYYFTVISGDRWNNLSELSNIVEGTTNAGPKITVDDNSKDIVIDVDASTSFKGTHDITVLNNGEGVLRWEFLARHKETALSAFSAKNIKYPSVKAGKVTSAVKVGRKKSKIAASSKSAAIETLGFTPQDKSYCNNPTNIIGDEDTSIPNSAATKYVVDEADGFNLTQITSYLRVDPKFGPVVIEIYKGTSLNKDNLIYAQEYTPFSAAEGYASINLDEQLYFQQGETFWVVLHIPAGSLYPLGIGYENTAEGSDNCFISFDVGQTWGPLSAALESNDFAWFNIAGSQNKYLGEYLTLDPTSGEVNGNANQKTILSADASKLINGTYHANAILKSNDATNRELKVPVTVNVSGQQPVLKSAEKLDFSSVFQGSSKELEFVVQNTGLGNFNDITANISNPNFELIGGYPNKLSADSEVTLKVKYTPNATGNDNGFLTLTSTSSPKTLRVILFGVSSEPAKIVVDPMTQLIDNVALGDKVTASITVKNEGKAALKYFVPKYDQSGTSDTWEGGYHKYGYKYRTSLASETTPIAYDYQDISGTGTDITNYFKAEANRYYPVEMGFDFPYYAQKMQKLFISYKGFTTFDDTTNPVNEPALDGAPYSPKGYISPLGTYVELSKGGSIYYKVEADRVIVQYSNLTDGYSGNLSAQMVLFADGNIRFYYNDITFQDDALGYLNILMEDYDQVDGILISNYSNLTKVYSGLALGFDYPGPDMITSISNAGGILLPGESAKMDVVMETAALHEGKINRYVNIVSTDPVNAQVNPLIQVNITSGGKAELVVSETNIDFGNVFQGAVASRKFSIKNTGTTAVTLTGFTLDNNKFQVTGETSATIAPGLIKVYDVILPTDVVADFTDALHIKDDKGGDYTIALAGKVLDAPGIKVTDLNLLTETLAHGQTSKYPLLIENTGKADLEVVATGTNWLTMSVPVGGLEAIPNFTYNYETSNDGTNYQWIDIRKTGTQILVDGDLNDVDQYWKTKTLPWSFNYYGKDYTDIHIGTTGLLTFDQPTEAPSIIGNMPTDQLKTVIAPYWVFGAFDTTTYPKDEVGVFYYSDNDKVIISWEYFVNFFGGMGDPTSAQIIIYKNGTMKFQYKVNGSGSLDQTTNLASIALQNGDQSDFVLISNHANVNHGQGLAYLISPAKKHIIPAGATLSAQIDIDARNIFAGEYNSKLKLRTNVPNQEWLEKPIKLTVTGAPIITSNLEEINYGEIMVNPEVSYTQEFLVQNTGAEKLQISNISVESGSSAYTIEAYAYFTSWFGGGYWSWTNINDLAGSYTAILPGENSKFRITYTPTAAGSVTDNLVIESNATVAKLLIPIKAEVTLPPTLALQTTEVNSIVNYITDTDTQYAVFDNSKGNGALKYELSIDYLRKAAKGTNLRSGSMAKKAKNAKADSIVKSNPAPKGGVSVYAEPTFNRVLKYEDKMAADSHFGYDGGEPFTTATRFNAGKDGFTLSHFQTFMFGLDKPTGTIVYEIRAGGTSVADATIIDQGSVDYVYEGGKTGSWVTLPIKEPKGLYPNEDFYVVITYPYEMAYAQGSMSGIVDTPGRYTLSDGEKWYDLQASDLYPGNGWMVRAGEENFTSNAWVSINGLSDGTIAPGGKKQVQLDFTAANGVRGDQHAVLNVRTNDPVKSIGKIPVKLHINEAPVFSNVPVETTIVNEASEVVVKIGLTDKEANVITVQSANAPTWATFELLNGELSVKLAPGYETAGTYTLNYTAVDDLGASSEASFEVKVLKTNRAPEVIKSDELVYSKLNFFDVRQFGDYFTDPDGDKMTFNATVANENIATTTVGQELGQFVVETHTAGETILTLTATDAFGLSTVQQIKVTVVNNKAPLALGAQAILFNKLSVQETFSYDKYFSDPDGDQLTFEATVVDGKIASIAPSATGFTIESLSNGETELILKATDIYGATAEQRVTVIVNQSEVMELNIFPNPVVNTINIKWTSRWAGDVVAEVVALNGAIVRKFDIDDVQLKTYSQLDLSTLPTGAYFLHVSGKEGTSSVFKFIKRSGE encoded by the coding sequence ATGACAAATTATTACAAAAAAGGAAATCGATTATTATGGTTTTTTATTTTTTCGCTTTGGTCAGTTTTTTCTTTTGGTCAGCAAGCGACTTTTAAGCAAGGTGTCAAACAAGGTTCTGTAAAAATTAAATTTTCAGGACAGATGTCATCGACTTTAAAGAAAATGAATGTGAGCACGGGAAAAAAGCTTACCACGGGAATCCTGGCTTTTGATCAGGTTTCGAGCAAAGTTGGAGCGCGGAATATGCACAGGCTATTTCCGGAAAATCCTAATCCTAGATTAGAAGCTAAATTGCGAAAACACAAACTTGATTTATGGTATGTTGTAGACATTGACGCGAACCAGAGCGCAAAAGATGCAGTACTTAAATACAAGGCAATTGCTGAAGTAGAAACAGCAGAAACAGAGAAACAAAAAGTGTTGTCTGATTACAATTTTAAGGCGGTTAAAATTGCTGATAAAAAATCTTCTACAACAGCGTCTTATTTTAATGATCCTAAATTGCCTGAACAATGGCATTATAATAATACGGGACAAACGGGATATCCAAATGGTTCTGATATTAATTTATTTAAAGCTTGGGATATTGTAAAAGGGAATCCTGAAATTATAGTTTCGATTCATGATCAGGGAGTTGATATTGAGCATCCGGATTTAAAAGCAAATATTTGGACAAACCAAGCTGAGCTTAACGGAGTTGCCGGAGTCGATGATGACAAAAATGGTTATATAGATGATATTCATGGTTGGAATTTCGACAAGAATAGTGGAGCGATCGAAGGACAACCTCACGGGACTCACGTTGCGGGTACAATATCTGCGGTAAACAACAACGGAATTGGTGTTTGTGGAGTTGCCGGAGGAAGCGGTAATAATGATGGTACAAAAATCATGTCCGTTCAGACTTTAGGAGGCGGAAGTTTTGAAGAAAGTTATATTTATGCGGCAAATAATGGTTCTGTGATTTCTCAAAATAGTTGGGGATATACAGAGCCTGGAAATTTTGACGAATCGATAAAAGATGCGATAGATTATTTTATTGCTGAAGCGGGAGATTTTCCGAATAGTCCAATGAAAGGTGGAATCGTGATTTTTGCTGCAGGAAATAGTAATTCTGATGGAGATTGGTTTCCGGGGCATTATGAAAACACGTTATGTGTAAGTTCTATTGGACCAAATTGGGAAAGAGCAAGTTATTCTAACTATGGAACTTGGGTAGATGTTGCAGCTCCAGGTGGAGAAACTGAACTTGGGTCAAAAAACGGTGTTTTAAGTACATTGCCAAAGAACCAATATGGTTTCTATCAGGGAACTTCAATGGCTTGTCCACACGTTTCTGGTATTGCTGCACTTGCTTTGGCAAATAGAAAAAGTCAATTAACGCCTGAAGTTTTAAGAACTAAACTTGTAACTGGTGTTGTTGATATTGATTCTCATAATCCGGATTATGTTGGAAAATTAGGTTCAGGACATATAGACGCATTTTTGGCGATCCAAAATAATGCAGGTGTTGCACCAGATGCCATCACAGATTTGGCTTTGACAGGAATTGCACAGGAATTTGCAAATTTATCATGGACAGTTCCAGCAGATACTGATGATGCAAAACCTGTTGATTTTCGTATTTACTACAGCACTTCGCCAATAACGAAAAGTAATTTGGCTTCGGCAAAATATGATATTATTAAAAATTCAGGTGAAGCCGGAACAACGGTAACACATTCTATCAACGGACTTTTAGGTCTTACTAAATATTACTTTACGGTAATTTCTGGAGACAGATGGAACAATTTGTCTGAATTATCTAATATTGTTGAGGGTACAACGAATGCGGGACCAAAAATTACGGTTGATGACAATAGTAAAGATATTGTAATTGATGTTGATGCAAGCACTTCTTTTAAGGGAACGCATGATATTACGGTCTTAAATAATGGTGAAGGTGTTTTGAGATGGGAATTTTTAGCCCGTCATAAAGAAACTGCTCTTTCAGCTTTTTCTGCAAAGAATATTAAATATCCTTCTGTGAAAGCAGGAAAAGTTACTTCTGCAGTAAAAGTGGGTAGAAAGAAATCTAAAATTGCAGCTTCATCAAAAAGCGCAGCAATTGAGACACTTGGATTTACGCCACAAGATAAAAGTTATTGTAATAATCCAACCAACATTATTGGAGACGAAGATACCAGTATTCCAAATTCGGCGGCGACAAAATATGTTGTTGATGAAGCTGATGGTTTCAACTTAACGCAAATTACGTCGTATCTAAGAGTTGATCCTAAATTTGGTCCTGTTGTAATCGAGATTTATAAAGGAACTTCATTAAACAAAGATAATTTAATCTATGCACAGGAATATACTCCTTTTAGTGCAGCCGAAGGTTATGCTTCTATAAATCTGGATGAACAATTATATTTCCAGCAAGGAGAAACTTTTTGGGTAGTTCTACACATTCCGGCTGGAAGTCTTTACCCTTTAGGAATTGGTTATGAAAATACGGCTGAAGGATCAGATAATTGTTTTATTTCTTTTGACGTAGGACAAACTTGGGGACCATTAAGTGCGGCTCTTGAAAGTAATGATTTTGCATGGTTCAATATTGCAGGAAGTCAAAATAAATATTTGGGGGAATATTTGACTTTAGATCCTACAAGTGGCGAAGTAAACGGAAATGCAAATCAAAAAACAATTCTTTCTGCTGATGCTTCTAAATTGATAAATGGTACTTATCACGCAAATGCTATTTTAAAATCTAATGATGCAACAAATAGAGAATTAAAAGTTCCCGTTACCGTAAATGTATCAGGGCAGCAACCGGTTCTTAAGTCAGCTGAAAAATTGGATTTTTCAAGTGTTTTTCAAGGAAGTTCTAAAGAATTAGAGTTCGTAGTACAAAATACAGGATTAGGTAATTTTAATGATATTACGGCTAATATTTCTAATCCAAATTTTGAACTTATTGGTGGTTATCCAAATAAACTTTCGGCAGATAGCGAAGTAACGCTTAAAGTAAAATATACGCCAAATGCAACAGGAAACGATAATGGATTTTTGACACTTACATCTACAAGCAGTCCTAAAACATTAAGAGTTATTTTATTTGGAGTAAGTTCTGAACCTGCAAAAATCGTAGTTGATCCAATGACTCAATTGATCGATAATGTAGCATTGGGAGATAAAGTTACGGCATCAATTACTGTAAAAAATGAAGGTAAAGCTGCATTGAAATATTTTGTTCCAAAGTATGATCAATCAGGAACTAGCGATACTTGGGAAGGCGGATATCATAAATACGGATATAAATACCGTACAAGTTTAGCATCAGAAACAACTCCGATAGCGTATGATTATCAAGATATTTCTGGTACAGGAACGGATATTACTAATTATTTTAAAGCTGAAGCAAATAGATATTATCCGGTAGAAATGGGATTTGATTTTCCTTATTATGCTCAGAAAATGCAAAAACTGTTTATCAGTTATAAAGGTTTTACAACTTTTGATGATACAACAAATCCGGTTAACGAGCCAGCTTTAGACGGAGCACCTTATTCGCCAAAAGGATATATTTCTCCATTAGGAACTTATGTTGAGTTGAGCAAAGGTGGTTCTATATATTATAAAGTAGAAGCAGACAGAGTTATCGTGCAATATTCTAATCTTACTGATGGATATTCAGGAAATCTTAGCGCACAAATGGTATTGTTTGCAGACGGAAATATTCGTTTTTACTATAATGATATTACTTTTCAGGATGATGCCTTAGGATATCTTAACATTCTTATGGAAGATTATGATCAGGTAGACGGAATTTTAATAAGCAATTATAGTAACCTAACAAAAGTTTATTCTGGATTGGCTTTAGGTTTTGATTATCCTGGTCCGGATATGATTACTTCTATCAGTAATGCAGGAGGAATTTTATTACCAGGTGAATCTGCTAAGATGGATGTTGTTATGGAAACTGCAGCTTTGCATGAAGGTAAAATCAACAGATATGTAAATATCGTATCTACAGATCCTGTAAATGCGCAGGTTAATCCTTTAATCCAAGTTAATATTACAAGTGGCGGTAAAGCAGAACTTGTTGTTTCTGAAACAAATATTGATTTTGGAAATGTATTTCAAGGCGCTGTTGCTTCTAGAAAATTTAGTATTAAAAATACTGGAACTACTGCTGTAACACTTACAGGTTTTACTTTAGACAATAATAAATTTCAAGTAACTGGCGAAACAAGTGCAACTATAGCACCAGGACTTATTAAAGTTTACGACGTTATTTTGCCTACAGATGTAGTGGCTGATTTTACAGATGCACTACATATTAAAGATGATAAAGGAGGTGATTATACTATCGCTCTTGCCGGAAAAGTATTAGATGCTCCGGGAATAAAAGTTACTGATTTAAATTTGTTAACAGAGACTTTAGCACACGGACAAACGTCTAAATATCCTTTATTGATCGAAAATACTGGTAAAGCTGATCTTGAAGTGGTTGCGACTGGTACAAACTGGTTGACGATGTCTGTACCGGTAGGTGGTTTAGAAGCTATTCCAAATTTCACTTATAATTATGAAACTTCTAATGACGGAACAAACTATCAATGGATTGATATTCGTAAAACAGGAACTCAAATATTAGTAGATGGTGATTTAAATGATGTTGATCAATATTGGAAAACAAAAACACTTCCATGGTCATTTAATTATTATGGAAAGGATTATACAGATATCCACATTGGTACAACTGGATTATTAACTTTTGATCAACCAACAGAAGCTCCTTCAATAATAGGAAACATGCCTACAGATCAATTGAAAACTGTTATTGCTCCATATTGGGTATTTGGTGCTTTTGACACTACAACTTATCCAAAAGATGAAGTAGGTGTTTTCTATTACAGCGATAATGATAAAGTGATTATCTCATGGGAATATTTTGTGAATTTCTTTGGTGGAATGGGAGATCCAACTTCTGCTCAGATTATCATTTACAAAAACGGAACTATGAAGTTTCAATATAAAGTTAACGGAAGCGGATCTTTAGATCAAACCACAAATTTGGCAAGCATAGCACTTCAAAATGGTGATCAGTCAGATTTTGTTCTTATCTCTAATCATGCAAATGTAAATCACGGGCAAGGTTTAGCGTATTTAATTAGCCCGGCGAAAAAACATATAATTCCGGCTGGAGCTACTTTGAGTGCTCAAATAGATATCGATGCACGTAATATATTTGCGGGAGAATATAATAGTAAATTAAAATTACGTACTAATGTTCCAAATCAGGAATGGCTTGAAAAACCAATTAAATTAACAGTAACCGGAGCGCCAATTATTACTTCAAACTTAGAAGAAATAAATTATGGTGAAATAATGGTAAACCCTGAAGTAAGCTATACACAAGAATTTTTAGTTCAAAATACTGGCGCTGAAAAACTTCAAATTTCAAATATTTCTGTAGAAAGTGGTTCTTCGGCTTATACTATCGAAGCTTATGCTTATTTCACAAGTTGGTTTGGCGGAGGTTATTGGAGTTGGACAAATATTAATGATTTAGCGGGAAGCTACACAGCGATATTACCGGGTGAAAATTCTAAATTCAGAATTACATACACTCCAACAGCTGCAGGTTCTGTTACTGATAATTTAGTTATCGAAAGCAATGCTACAGTAGCAAAACTATTGATTCCGATAAAAGCGGAAGTTACATTACCGCCAACTCTGGCATTACAAACTACTGAAGTAAATAGTATCGTAAATTATATAACAGATACAGATACACAATATGCTGTTTTTGATAATAGTAAAGGTAATGGAGCTTTAAAATATGAATTGAGTATCGATTATTTGAGAAAAGCGGCAAAAGGAACTAATTTACGCTCAGGATCGATGGCAAAAAAGGCAAAAAATGCCAAAGCTGATTCTATAGTAAAATCAAATCCTGCGCCTAAAGGTGGAGTTAGTGTATATGCTGAACCTACTTTTAACAGAGTATTAAAGTACGAAGATAAAATGGCTGCAGATTCTCACTTTGGTTACGATGGAGGAGAACCTTTTACAACTGCAACCAGATTTAATGCTGGGAAAGACGGTTTTACATTGTCACATTTTCAAACTTTTATGTTTGGTCTTGATAAACCAACTGGAACTATTGTTTACGAAATACGTGCAGGAGGAACTTCTGTAGCCGATGCAACAATAATAGACCAAGGTTCTGTCGATTATGTTTACGAAGGTGGTAAAACCGGATCATGGGTTACATTGCCAATTAAAGAGCCTAAAGGACTTTATCCAAATGAAGATTTCTACGTTGTGATTACATATCCTTATGAAATGGCTTATGCACAAGGTTCTATGTCAGGAATTGTAGATACTCCGGGTAGATATACATTAAGTGATGGCGAGAAATGGTACGATTTGCAAGCTTCAGATTTGTATCCTGGTAATGGATGGATGGTTAGAGCAGGCGAGGAGAATTTTACTTCAAATGCATGGGTTTCTATAAACGGACTTTCAGACGGAACTATTGCTCCTGGCGGAAAAAAACAAGTTCAATTAGACTTTACTGCTGCAAATGGAGTTCGTGGAGATCAACATGCCGTTTTAAATGTAAGAACAAACGATCCTGTTAAGAGTATAGGAAAGATTCCGGTTAAATTACATATTAATGAAGCGCCTGTTTTCTCTAATGTACCTGTAGAAACTACGATTGTTAATGAAGCTTCAGAAGTAGTGGTTAAAATCGGCTTGACCGATAAAGAAGCTAATGTAATTACAGTTCAATCTGCTAATGCACCGACATGGGCAACATTTGAATTGCTTAATGGAGAACTTTCAGTAAAACTTGCTCCGGGTTATGAAACTGCAGGAACATATACATTGAATTACACTGCAGTGGATGATCTTGGTGCATCTTCAGAAGCATCATTTGAAGTTAAAGTATTAAAAACGAATCGTGCGCCTGAAGTTATTAAGTCAGATGAATTGGTTTATTCTAAACTGAACTTTTTTGATGTGCGTCAATTTGGAGATTATTTTACAGATCCTGATGGAGATAAAATGACATTTAATGCAACGGTAGCAAATGAAAATATTGCAACCACAACCGTTGGTCAGGAATTGGGACAATTTGTAGTCGAAACACATACTGCAGGCGAAACAATCTTAACCTTGACTGCAACAGATGCTTTTGGTTTAAGTACTGTACAACAAATAAAAGTAACGGTTGTAAACAATAAAGCTCCTTTGGCACTTGGTGCACAAGCAATTTTGTTTAATAAATTGTCTGTTCAGGAAACCTTTAGTTATGATAAATATTTCAGCGATCCAGATGGTGATCAATTGACTTTTGAAGCTACTGTAGTAGATGGAAAGATTGCATCAATCGCGCCATCGGCAACTGGTTTTACAATTGAAAGCCTTTCTAACGGAGAAACTGAATTGATCTTGAAAGCAACAGATATTTACGGCGCAACTGCAGAACAGCGTGTAACGGTTATCGTAAACCAATCAGAAGTTATGGAACTGAATATATTCCCTAATCCTGTTGTGAATACAATCAATATTAAATGGACAAGCCGTTGGGCTGGAGATGTTGTTGCTGAGGTTGTAGCGCTAAATGGTGCAATTGTACGCAAGTTTGACATTGATGATGTACAACTTAAAACTTACAGCCAGCTTGATTTGAGCACTTTACCAACCGGAGCTTATTTTTTACATGTTAGTGGAAAAGAAGGAACGTCGTCAGTATTCAAATTTATCAAAAGATCAGGGGAGTAA
- a CDS encoding YheT family hydrolase yields the protein MPLIEQSEYNFPSIIHRNRHISTIYAALFKKFEVPEYTREKHELSDGDFINIDFVINDSKKAVILCHGLEGDSRRTYNNSCAAYFQQKGFSVFAWNNRTCGGEMNRLPRLYHHGAVDDLDEVVQFVLQKKFEDVYLIGYSMGGVQLLNYLGWTKIDKRVKAAVSISVPTHIATSAEVLKQGFNRVYLKNFTIDIKKKLKYKAAQFPDFINSDQIDKITSFDEVDQYFTAPLHGFANRDDYYHRVSPEFSLKNITTPVLIINSLDDPFLGERCYPRAIAQDSSYVYLETPKYGGHCAFPLRDSTYSYVEKRAYEFFESCKQPA from the coding sequence ATGCCACTAATTGAACAATCAGAATATAATTTTCCTTCTATTATTCATCGTAACAGGCATATTTCTACTATTTATGCCGCTTTATTCAAAAAGTTTGAAGTTCCGGAATATACTAGAGAAAAACATGAGTTAAGTGACGGAGATTTTATCAATATTGATTTTGTGATAAATGATTCTAAAAAAGCAGTTATTCTATGCCACGGTTTAGAAGGCGATTCACGCAGAACCTACAATAATAGTTGTGCTGCTTATTTTCAGCAGAAAGGTTTTTCTGTTTTCGCTTGGAATAATCGTACTTGTGGCGGAGAAATGAACCGACTTCCCAGACTTTATCATCACGGAGCAGTTGACGATCTTGATGAAGTAGTTCAGTTTGTTTTACAAAAAAAGTTTGAAGATGTTTATTTAATTGGATATTCAATGGGAGGAGTTCAGCTTTTGAATTATTTAGGCTGGACCAAAATTGATAAGCGTGTAAAAGCAGCAGTTTCGATTTCAGTGCCAACACATATTGCAACAAGTGCAGAAGTACTCAAACAAGGCTTTAACAGAGTTTATTTAAAGAATTTTACAATTGATATTAAAAAAAAGCTGAAATACAAAGCAGCACAATTTCCTGATTTCATAAATAGCGATCAGATTGATAAAATTACTTCATTTGATGAGGTAGATCAGTATTTTACAGCGCCGTTGCATGGCTTTGCAAATCGGGATGACTATTATCATCGTGTCTCTCCTGAATTTTCTCTTAAAAATATTACCACTCCGGTTTTAATTATTAATTCGCTTGATGATCCTTTTTTAGGCGAAAGATGTTATCCAAGAGCGATAGCACAAGACAGTTCTTATGTTTATCTGGAAACTCCAAAATACGGAGGACATTGCGCTTTTCCGTTACGAGATTCGACATATTCTTATGTAGAGAAAAGAGCTTACGAGTTTTTTGAATCTTGTAAACAACCGGCATAA